A single genomic interval of Lactococcus sp. S-13 harbors:
- a CDS encoding cob(I)yrinic acid a,c-diamide adenosyltransferase yields the protein MRIYTRFGDTGKTRTFDGKLLAKSNQLFEVLGNLDELNSYIGLAISFLTKEKELTLELLEIQHQLFDFSSDLQGIKPEKITSKFTRSLEKKIDKYSELLPELNQFILPNGQQGASILHICRTIARRTERHLVLLNQEEGELLKFINRLSDYFFTLARIVNKNSGVGDIYY from the coding sequence ATGAGAATATATACAAGATTTGGTGATACAGGGAAGACAAGAACATTTGACGGGAAACTTCTTGCTAAGTCAAATCAACTATTTGAAGTTCTAGGAAACTTGGATGAGCTTAATAGTTACATCGGTTTAGCAATCAGTTTTCTCACTAAAGAAAAAGAACTCACTTTAGAATTGTTAGAGATACAACATCAACTTTTTGATTTTTCAAGTGATCTTCAAGGGATTAAACCAGAAAAAATAACAAGCAAATTCACTAGATCACTAGAGAAAAAAATTGATAAATATAGTGAGTTACTCCCCGAACTCAACCAATTTATATTACCGAATGGTCAACAAGGAGCTTCTATTTTGCATATTTGCAGAACAATCGCAAGACGAACAGAGCGTCACCTCGTTTTACTAAACCAAGAAGAAGGCGAACTCCTTAAGTTTATCAATCGACTTTCAGATTATTTTTTCACCTTGGCACGGATTGTCAATAAAAACTCAGG
- the eat gene encoding ethanolamine permease, with product MDKTQEEYFKNRSLAKGSAGWILLAGLGVSYVISGDFSGWNLGLLKGGWGGLLIAFILMGLMYLTMVFGLAEMSSAMPSAGAGYGFARRALGRIGGYITGIAILIEYAIAPAAIAVFIGGYVESLGLFGIKNGWPIFLVFYLIFVGIHIHGVGEALKLMFGITAIAVLALLIFIFAMLPHFNVNNLFNIQPITSTFGASSFLPHGIPGAMSALVFGIWFFLAVEGVPLAAEEANNPKKDMPRGIIVAMIVLVISGFSVLLLAAGGAGSKVIGNSGAPLVDALKAIGDKNIATFVNYAGLAGLIASFFSIIYAYSRQLFALSRAGYLPKFLSVTSKQKTPVWALVVPGSIGFLLASYLQVTAGTTFAGDKLIDIAVFGATVSYALLNLSHIILRFKEPNMPRVYQTPGGIITTGLSFLLSLIAIVATFTVDTQAASIATAVLFAFILYYLLYSSKHLVAGAPEEEFALLQEAESDLK from the coding sequence ATGGATAAAACACAAGAAGAATATTTTAAAAACAGAAGCTTAGCCAAAGGATCTGCTGGATGGATTTTACTAGCTGGTTTAGGAGTTTCCTATGTCATTTCTGGAGACTTCTCTGGATGGAATTTAGGACTATTAAAAGGAGGCTGGGGCGGTCTACTTATTGCTTTTATCCTCATGGGACTGATGTATCTAACAATGGTTTTTGGACTCGCTGAAATGAGTTCAGCAATGCCATCAGCTGGGGCAGGATACGGCTTTGCGAGACGTGCTTTAGGACGAATTGGAGGTTACATTACTGGTATTGCTATTTTAATTGAATACGCAATCGCTCCTGCTGCAATTGCCGTCTTCATTGGTGGTTATGTCGAAAGTCTTGGTTTATTCGGTATAAAAAATGGCTGGCCGATTTTTTTAGTTTTCTATCTGATTTTTGTCGGAATACATATTCACGGAGTTGGAGAAGCCTTAAAACTAATGTTTGGAATCACCGCCATAGCTGTCTTGGCACTTCTTATTTTTATCTTTGCAATGCTTCCACACTTTAATGTTAATAATCTCTTTAATATCCAACCAATCACTTCTACATTTGGGGCTTCTAGCTTTTTACCTCACGGAATTCCAGGGGCTATGTCTGCTTTAGTTTTTGGAATTTGGTTTTTCCTCGCCGTTGAAGGCGTTCCCCTCGCTGCCGAGGAAGCAAATAATCCCAAAAAAGACATGCCGCGCGGTATTATCGTTGCTATGATTGTTCTAGTAATTTCCGGTTTTTCCGTTCTTTTGCTAGCAGCTGGTGGTGCAGGTAGTAAAGTTATCGGTAACTCCGGAGCACCTTTGGTTGATGCGCTTAAAGCCATTGGTGATAAGAACATCGCAACTTTTGTCAATTACGCTGGGCTGGCGGGACTTATCGCTTCCTTCTTTTCCATCATCTATGCCTATTCACGGCAACTTTTTGCCCTTTCTAGAGCAGGTTATTTACCGAAATTTCTTTCTGTAACAAGCAAACAAAAAACACCTGTATGGGCATTAGTTGTCCCTGGAAGTATCGGCTTTTTGTTAGCAAGTTATTTACAAGTTACAGCAGGTACAACTTTTGCAGGTGATAAATTGATAGATATTGCTGTATTTGGTGCAACTGTTTCTTATGCTTTGCTAAACCTTTCTCATATTATACTGCGGTTTAAAGAACCAAATATGCCACGTGTCTACCAAACTCCGGGTGGCATTATCACTACAGGACTTTCATTCCTCCTATCCCTTATTGCAATCGTTGCAACATTTACCGTTGACACCCAAGCAGCTAGCATTGCAACTGCAGTTTTATTTGCTTTTATTCTCTATTATCTTCTTTATAGCTCAAAACATCTCGTCGCAGGAGCACCCGAAGAAGAATTTGCCTTACTTCAAGAAGCAGAAAGTGACTTAAAATGA
- the eutC gene encoding ethanolamine ammonia-lyase subunit EutC → MKKNYIDDLTKIDLKSQLLVKSPNSERNYRHMKLTTPARLGVGRAGTSYLTQTMLRFRADHASAQDSVWSYVSKEFLSEFNFIEVETRCKDKEDYITRPDLGRQLSSESHRLIDLEVPKKQKIQIMVGDGLSSAAIEANIRDMIPSLQNGLKTFNLSFDEESIIFVKHARVAVMDEIAEITQSDVICYFIGERPGLVSAESMSAYIAYRPTPGMPEARRNVVSNIHKGGTAVVEAGAYIAELLANMLKYKKSGLELNEVLNNG, encoded by the coding sequence ATGAAAAAAAATTATATCGATGATTTAACAAAAATTGATCTAAAATCTCAACTTCTCGTTAAATCCCCTAATAGCGAGCGTAACTATCGTCACATGAAGCTGACGACTCCCGCCCGCTTAGGCGTTGGCCGAGCTGGAACTTCTTATTTAACACAGACAATGCTTCGTTTTCGGGCCGATCACGCCTCAGCCCAAGACTCCGTTTGGTCCTATGTTTCCAAAGAGTTTTTATCAGAATTTAATTTTATAGAAGTTGAAACAAGATGCAAAGATAAAGAAGACTATATTACACGTCCAGATTTAGGCAGACAACTTTCATCTGAAAGTCATAGGCTTATTGATTTAGAAGTACCTAAAAAACAGAAAATTCAAATCATGGTCGGGGACGGTTTGTCTTCAGCTGCCATTGAAGCAAATATCCGTGATATGATTCCTAGCTTACAAAATGGCTTAAAAACCTTCAATCTATCATTTGATGAAGAGAGTATAATTTTTGTCAAGCACGCTCGTGTCGCCGTCATGGATGAGATTGCAGAAATCACGCAGAGCGATGTCATTTGTTATTTCATTGGAGAACGTCCAGGGCTTGTTTCAGCAGAGTCAATGTCCGCCTATATCGCATATCGCCCTACTCCTGGAATGCCAGAAGCAAGACGTAATGTTGTTTCTAATATCCACAAAGGCGGAACAGCCGTCGTCGAAGCAGGAGCCTATATCGCTGAACTCCTCGCCAATATGTTGAAATATAAAAAGTCTGGATTAGAATTAAACGAGGTATTAAATAATGGATAA
- a CDS encoding ethanolamine ammonia-lyase subunit EutB: MILKTKLFSKTYSFNSLKEVLAKANEEKSGDKLAGIAATSYEERIAAKIVLSQLSLKDCFENPIVDYDKDEVTRIIIDDLNLTNYEKIKNWTIENLREYLLASTTGDFEIKAISNSLTSEMIAAVTKLMSNMDLVKVASKIEITKTANTTIGKRGTFSTRLQPNHPTDDIDGVLASIFEGLSYGSGDAVIGLNPVDDSVENVSKILNKFEEIRSKYEIPTQTCVLAHVKTQMKAIEKGAPTGLIFQSIAGSQKGNTAFGFEQSDLEQAQVLAEEKAINSGKNKLYFETGQGSELSSNAHYGADQLTMEARCYGFARHFDPFMVNTVVGFIGPEYLYDGKQVIRAGLEDHFMGKLHGLSMGVDVCYTNHMKADQNDADNLLMLLNSANVNFVMGIPHADDVMLNYQSTSYHDVASIREISGKGPTAEFEHWLEKMGIMENKKLTAKAGDASIFY; this comes from the coding sequence ATGATTTTAAAAACAAAATTATTTTCCAAAACATATAGTTTCAATTCACTTAAAGAAGTTTTAGCAAAGGCAAATGAAGAGAAATCAGGTGATAAACTTGCAGGTATAGCGGCGACAAGTTACGAAGAACGCATAGCCGCGAAAATTGTTCTTAGCCAACTTAGCTTAAAAGATTGCTTTGAAAACCCTATCGTTGATTATGACAAAGATGAAGTTACCCGCATTATCATTGACGACCTTAACTTGACAAATTATGAAAAAATAAAAAATTGGACAATCGAAAACCTCAGAGAGTATCTACTCGCAAGCACAACTGGCGATTTCGAAATCAAAGCCATTTCCAACAGTTTAACTAGCGAAATGATTGCTGCCGTCACTAAACTTATGAGTAATATGGATTTAGTTAAAGTTGCAAGCAAAATCGAAATCACAAAAACTGCTAATACAACCATCGGAAAAAGAGGAACATTTTCCACTCGCCTCCAACCCAATCACCCTACAGATGATATTGATGGTGTTCTAGCAAGTATTTTCGAAGGACTGAGTTACGGTTCGGGAGATGCAGTGATTGGTCTCAACCCTGTTGATGATTCCGTTGAAAATGTTAGCAAAATTTTAAATAAATTCGAAGAGATTCGTAGTAAGTACGAAATTCCTACGCAGACCTGTGTCCTCGCTCACGTGAAGACCCAGATGAAAGCTATAGAAAAAGGAGCTCCAACAGGCTTAATATTTCAATCTATCGCAGGAAGTCAAAAAGGAAACACCGCTTTCGGTTTTGAACAATCAGATTTAGAACAAGCACAAGTTCTTGCCGAAGAAAAAGCTATCAATAGCGGAAAAAACAAACTCTACTTCGAAACAGGACAAGGTTCCGAACTTTCATCGAACGCTCATTATGGAGCAGATCAACTAACAATGGAAGCCCGTTGCTATGGCTTTGCAAGACATTTTGACCCTTTTATGGTAAATACCGTTGTTGGATTCATCGGCCCAGAGTATCTCTATGATGGAAAGCAGGTTATTCGTGCAGGCTTAGAAGATCATTTCATGGGTAAGTTGCACGGCTTATCTATGGGTGTTGATGTCTGCTATACCAACCATATGAAAGCAGACCAAAATGATGCTGACAACCTTTTGATGCTACTCAATTCAGCAAACGTTAACTTTGTCATGGGAATACCTCACGCAGATGACGTCATGCTCAATTATCAATCAACCAGTTATCATGACGTTGCCAGCATTCGAGAAATTTCTGGTAAAGGACCCACAGCAGAATTTGAACATTGGCTCGAAAAAATGGGCATAATGGAGAATAAAAAATTGACTGCCAAAGCTGGCGATGCCTCTATTTTCTATTGA
- a CDS encoding ethanolamine ammonia-lyase reactivating factor EutA, with product MDDEILSIGIDIGTSTSQMIISKLRIKNEKSSFSIPQIVITSREVIYRSPIIFTPHSKDNLLDIIMLQKFIDNNLKIAHVNKSNITSGAAIITGESARKENAEMVAKLIAASSGEFVVSTAGPDLESIVAGRGSGAEKFSKLTHQNTINFDIGGGTTNLACFLDGLVTDTACFDIGGRHLKFDSQQIINYISPKALKIIQKEKLNLSLNRKLDSNSLHQLAKIFVQVLENAVNLGTPSPYFDFLITNKSLKNPQPEAISFSGGIAKILKEPQENPYLYGDMGIILAEEISKSKLMTLKQFSAKEDIRATVIGAGTSIMQLSGSTISYNSSTLPVRNIPVLYTSPKTISKDLSEKLPWFDLNEFDTIAISMSGIKNPTFKELIQLKNDLLNNLTELIKKKRKLIILTKEDNAKALGQLLQNALARGYPYICLDEISAKDGDYLDIAKPIVNGSVLPVSIKTLIFE from the coding sequence ATGGATGACGAAATTTTAAGTATCGGAATAGACATTGGTACTTCAACCAGTCAGATGATTATCTCCAAATTAAGAATAAAAAATGAAAAAAGCTCCTTTTCAATACCACAAATTGTCATTACTAGCCGAGAGGTTATTTATCGTAGCCCCATTATATTCACCCCTCACTCCAAAGACAACTTATTAGATATCATTATGTTGCAAAAATTCATTGATAATAATCTCAAAATAGCTCATGTAAACAAATCTAACATAACATCAGGAGCGGCCATTATTACTGGCGAATCAGCTAGAAAAGAAAATGCAGAAATGGTTGCAAAATTAATTGCTGCTTCTTCAGGCGAATTTGTTGTTTCTACTGCAGGTCCTGATTTAGAGAGCATTGTAGCTGGACGAGGAAGCGGAGCAGAAAAGTTTTCAAAACTCACTCATCAAAACACCATAAATTTTGATATTGGCGGAGGCACCACTAATCTCGCCTGTTTCTTGGATGGGCTAGTAACCGACACCGCCTGTTTTGACATTGGTGGACGTCACTTAAAATTTGATAGTCAGCAAATTATTAATTATATTTCTCCCAAAGCATTAAAAATAATTCAAAAAGAAAAACTTAATCTTTCTCTCAACAGAAAACTCGACAGCAACTCTCTTCATCAATTAGCTAAAATTTTTGTTCAAGTTTTAGAAAATGCCGTAAACCTAGGGACGCCTTCGCCTTATTTTGATTTTCTCATCACAAATAAAAGTTTAAAAAATCCTCAACCAGAAGCTATTTCATTTTCTGGCGGTATAGCAAAGATATTAAAAGAACCCCAAGAGAATCCTTATTTATACGGAGATATGGGAATTATCCTGGCAGAAGAAATTTCAAAGAGTAAGCTTATGACGCTCAAACAATTTTCAGCAAAAGAAGATATCCGCGCTACAGTAATCGGCGCCGGAACAAGTATTATGCAACTCAGCGGCTCAACCATCAGCTATAATTCATCAACTTTACCAGTAAGAAACATCCCTGTTCTATACACTTCTCCAAAAACAATTTCCAAAGACCTCAGCGAAAAACTTCCTTGGTTTGATTTAAATGAGTTTGATACCATTGCTATTAGTATGAGCGGTATTAAAAATCCTACTTTTAAAGAACTTATTCAACTCAAAAATGATTTACTGAATAACTTAACAGAATTGATTAAGAAAAAAAGGAAGTTGATTATTCTCACAAAAGAGGACAACGCCAAAGCACTAGGCCAACTCTTGCAAAATGCTTTAGCTAGAGGATATCCCTACATTTGCCTTGATGAAATTTCAGCCAAAGACGGAGATTACCTAGATATTGCAAAACCTATAGTAAACGGCAGTGTCCTCCCCGTTTCTATTAAAACACTTATTTTTGAATAG
- the rpsD gene encoding 30S ribosomal protein S4 translates to MSRYTGPSWKQSRRYGISLTGSGKEIARRNYVPGQHGPNNRSKLSEYGLQLAEKQKLRFSYGVSERQFRNLYVAATKVQEGTVGFNFMTLLEQRLDNVVYRLGLATTRRQARQFVNHGHILVDGKRVDIPSFRVQPGQVISVREKSMKVPAILEAVEATKGRANFVSFDADKLEGTLVRLPERDEINPEINEALIVEFYNKMM, encoded by the coding sequence ATGTCACGTTATACTGGTCCATCATGGAAACAATCACGCCGTTACGGTATCTCACTTACTGGTTCTGGTAAAGAAATCGCTCGTCGTAACTACGTACCTGGACAACATGGTCCAAACAACCGTTCAAAACTTTCTGAATACGGTTTGCAATTGGCTGAAAAACAAAAACTTCGTTTTTCTTACGGTGTTTCTGAACGTCAATTCCGTAACTTGTATGTTGCTGCTACAAAAGTTCAAGAAGGAACTGTTGGTTTCAACTTCATGACTCTCTTGGAACAACGTCTTGATAACGTTGTTTACCGTCTTGGTCTTGCGACAACTCGTCGTCAAGCGCGTCAATTCGTAAACCACGGTCACATCCTCGTTGACGGAAAACGCGTTGATATCCCATCATTCCGCGTACAACCTGGTCAAGTGATCTCAGTTCGCGAAAAATCTATGAAAGTTCCTGCAATCCTTGAAGCTGTTGAAGCTACTAAAGGTCGCGCTAACTTCGTATCATTTGATGCTGATAAACTTGAAGGAACTCTTGTTCGTCTTCCAGAACGTGATGAAATCAACCCAGAAATCAACGAAGCATTGATCGTCGAATTCTACAACAAAATGATGTAA
- a CDS encoding Tex family protein produces MENVKKIAELLNIKNSQVKKVLELTAEGNTVPFIARYRKEATGSLDEVEIKKIIDEDNLLTKLSERKTAVLSKIEELGKLTDGLKAQILGAEKLTEVEDLYLPYKEKRRTKATIAKENGLFPLAQSIVKNEANLDIAEKFVNENFTTAQKALDGAVDILSEAISEDARLRAWLTGEIKNNSLLTSSLKKGAVDEKQIFQMYYEFSEKVSELPNYRVLALNRGEKLGILAVKFENNEDKILRYFAARFAAQNNPYMQLAIKDAVKKKLIPAMERAIRAELTERAESAAIEVFGENLKNLLLVAPLKGRVVMGFDPAYRTGAKLAIVDETGKLLMTTVIYPVKPANAGQIAQAKKDLAKFIREYGVNMIAIGNGTASRESESFVAEVLKENNFSDVYYVIVSESGASVYSASELAREEFPELTVEKRSAISIARRLQDPLAELVKIEPKAIGVGQYQHDVSEKKLTENLDFVVETVVNQVGVNVNTASPSLLSHVAGLNKTLAQNVVKYREENGALKTRAELKKVPRLGAKAFEQAAGFLRIPEGKNFLDNTGVHPESYKVTEQLLVEVGAGTDVSTEKLLTKLSSVNILEMAEKLGVGQETLSDIISDLQKPGRDLRDNFDAPILRQDVLSAGDLQIGQQLEGVVRNVVDFGAFIDIGIKNDGLAHVSDLSKNFVKNPSDVVAVGQIVTVWVKSLDLQRGKINLTLVNPREKN; encoded by the coding sequence GTGGAAAATGTTAAAAAAATTGCTGAATTATTGAACATCAAAAATTCACAAGTTAAAAAAGTATTAGAATTGACAGCAGAGGGGAACACCGTTCCATTTATTGCACGCTATCGTAAGGAAGCAACAGGATCGCTTGACGAAGTTGAAATCAAAAAAATTATTGATGAAGATAATTTACTGACGAAATTATCAGAACGTAAAACGGCTGTTTTGTCAAAAATCGAAGAGCTTGGTAAGTTGACTGACGGTCTGAAAGCTCAGATTTTAGGTGCTGAAAAACTGACAGAAGTTGAAGATTTGTATTTGCCCTACAAAGAAAAACGTCGGACAAAAGCAACGATTGCCAAAGAGAATGGGTTATTTCCCCTGGCACAATCAATCGTAAAAAATGAAGCTAATCTCGATATTGCTGAAAAATTTGTGAATGAGAATTTTACAACAGCTCAAAAGGCTTTGGACGGCGCGGTGGATATCTTGTCGGAAGCAATTTCTGAAGATGCTCGTTTGCGTGCCTGGTTGACTGGTGAAATCAAAAATAATAGTCTGTTGACAAGCAGTTTGAAAAAAGGTGCGGTCGATGAAAAGCAGATTTTCCAGATGTATTATGAGTTTTCTGAAAAAGTTTCAGAATTACCAAATTACCGTGTATTGGCTTTAAATCGTGGTGAAAAATTAGGGATTTTAGCGGTTAAATTTGAAAACAATGAAGACAAAATCTTGCGTTATTTTGCTGCGCGTTTTGCCGCTCAGAATAATCCTTATATGCAGCTTGCGATTAAGGATGCCGTCAAGAAAAAACTCATTCCAGCAATGGAGCGGGCCATTCGCGCGGAATTAACAGAGAGAGCGGAAAGTGCTGCGATTGAAGTTTTTGGTGAAAATCTAAAAAATCTTCTACTTGTTGCTCCGCTTAAAGGACGTGTAGTCATGGGCTTTGACCCAGCCTATCGGACTGGTGCTAAGCTTGCTATTGTTGATGAAACAGGTAAATTATTGATGACAACGGTCATCTATCCTGTGAAACCGGCCAATGCTGGTCAAATTGCGCAAGCGAAAAAAGATTTAGCAAAGTTCATTCGGGAATATGGTGTGAATATGATTGCGATTGGGAATGGAACGGCCAGTCGCGAATCTGAAAGTTTTGTTGCAGAAGTGCTCAAGGAAAATAATTTTTCTGATGTTTATTATGTGATTGTCAGTGAATCTGGAGCCTCTGTTTATTCAGCGAGTGAGCTGGCGCGTGAAGAATTTCCAGAATTGACCGTTGAAAAACGTTCAGCAATTTCGATTGCGCGTCGCTTGCAAGATCCACTGGCTGAACTGGTGAAAATCGAACCAAAAGCCATTGGTGTTGGTCAATATCAACATGACGTTTCTGAGAAAAAATTAACAGAAAACCTCGATTTTGTAGTCGAAACTGTGGTTAACCAAGTTGGTGTAAATGTCAATACGGCGAGTCCAAGTCTGCTTTCACACGTTGCTGGACTTAATAAGACTTTGGCGCAAAATGTGGTCAAATATCGTGAAGAAAATGGCGCTCTTAAGACAAGAGCAGAGCTTAAAAAAGTACCGCGTTTGGGGGCGAAAGCTTTTGAACAGGCAGCTGGATTCTTACGGATTCCAGAAGGGAAAAATTTTCTTGACAATACGGGCGTTCACCCAGAGTCTTATAAAGTGACTGAGCAACTTTTGGTTGAAGTGGGCGCAGGGACTGATGTCAGTACAGAGAAATTACTGACGAAACTTTCGTCAGTAAATATTCTCGAGATGGCTGAAAAACTTGGTGTTGGTCAGGAAACTTTGAGTGATATTATCAGTGATTTGCAAAAGCCGGGCCGTGATTTGCGTGATAACTTTGATGCGCCAATCTTGCGCCAAGATGTCTTATCAGCAGGAGATTTACAGATCGGTCAACAGCTTGAAGGAGTTGTGCGTAATGTGGTTGATTTTGGTGCTTTCATTGATATCGGCATTAAAAATGACGGATTGGCACACGTTTCCGATTTAAGTAAAAACTTTGTGAAAAATCCAAGCGATGTTGTGGCGGTTGGACAAATTGTAACAGTCTGGGTTAAATCTTTAGACTTACAGCGTGGTAAAATCAATCTGACTTTGGTTAATCCACGTGAGAAAAATTAG